The Fusarium graminearum PH-1 chromosome 2, whole genome shotgun sequence genome includes a region encoding these proteins:
- a CDS encoding inner membrane magnesium transporter MRS2 yields MQSTLCLPVPSRSLLRFLRSLTTACERRVTTVEPSLFDKDPVTRKLPDRNQPLTSQNHFSTSRNAQGFWSGRKSSSSYMPTWNSFLKFAGKKNEKALKPDDLPNHDEFGDNSSIFNNRRTLAAKAASEPRLRCTEVDEHGNVILVDGEFKKTELIAKFGLLPRDLRKIDSSNLPHILIRPSAILLNLLHLKVLIKHDRVLLFDIYGSKTSYPQSAFMYDLQGKLQQKTAPGNASLPYEFRALEAVLTSVTSELEADFEAVREPVMHILSELEDDIDRHKLRMLLILSKRVSTFEQKAKLVRDAIEDLLEADDDLADMYLTEKTHDLYRGEDDHTEVEMLLESYHKLTDEIVQEAGNLVSGIRNTEEIVRAILDANRNALMLLDLKFSVGTLGLAMGTFLAGLYGMNLENFIEETNWGFAGVTGVSVVFSLIVCWYGLTKLRRVQRIKMMDAERPAIARGQSYFPDDRSALGLLDNRNREMLRRINMQKAVSQQKKKWL; encoded by the exons ATGCAGTCAACTCTGTGTCTTCCGGTTCCGTCTCGAAGCCTTCTACGATTTCTTCGGT CATTAACGACGGCATGCGAAAGACGAGTCACAACTGTAGAGCCATCGCTCTTCGACAAAGATCCCGTTACCCGAAAGCTTCCGGACCGAAACCAACCTTTGACATCACAAAACCACTTCAGCACGAGCCGAAATGCGCAGGGTTTCTGGAGTGGACGGAAGTCGAGCTCAAGCTATATGCCAACCTGGAATAGCTTTCTAAAGTTCGCGGGGAAGAAAAACGAAAAGGCTCTGAAGCCGGACGACCTACCGAACCATGACGAGTTTGGTGACAACTCGTCTATTTTCAACAATCGGCGAACACTTGCAGCCAAGGCGGCCTCCGAGCCTCGACTACGATGTACAGAAGTCGACGAGCATGGGAACGTAATTCTGGTGGACGGAGAATTCAAAAAGACCGAGCTCATTGCCAAG TTTGGCTTGCTGCCTCGGGATTTGCGAAAGATCGATTCTTCCAACCTGCCTCACATACTGATCCGTCCTTCGGCCATCTTACTCAATCTGCTTCatctcaaggtcttgatcAAGCATGACCGAGTTCTTCTCTTCGATATCTACGGTTCCAAGACGTCATACCCTCAGTCGGCCTTTATGTATGATTTGCAGGGAAAACTGCAGCAAAAGACCGCGCCAGGAAATGCCTCTCTCCCTTACGAGTTCCGTGCGTTAGAAGCCGTACTGACGTCGGTCACGTCTGAGCTCGAAGCCGACTTTGAGGCGGTGCGGGAGCCTGTCATGCATATTCTCAGCGAACTTGAGGATGACATTGATAGACACAAGCTGCGCATGCTTCTTATTCTGTCTAAGCGGGTGAGCACTTTTGAACAAAAGGCCAAGCTCGTCAGGGATGCCATCGAGGACCTCCTTGAAGCGGACGATGATCTCGCAGATATGTATCTGACTGAGAAGACGCATGATCTGTATCGAGGAGAGGACGACCATACGGAAGTTGAGATGCTCTTAGAGTCGTACCACAAGTTGACGGACGAAATCGTGCAGGAGGCTGGCAACCTTGTTTCTGGCATCCGAAACACGGAAGAAAT CGTTCGTGCTATTCTAGATGCCAACCGAAATGCTCTCATGCTGCTTGATCTTAAGTTCAGCGTTGGCACATTGGGTCTGGCAATGGGAACATTCCTGGCTGGTCTTTATGGCATGAACCTCGAGAACTTTATCGAAGAAACTAACTGGGGCTTCGCTGGTGTCACTGGGGTCTCGGTTGTCTTCTCGCTTATCGTATGCTGGTATGGCCTCACCAAGCTCCGCCGCGTACAACGTatcaagatgatggacgCCGAACGACCGGCGATCGCTCGTGGACAGTCTTATTTCCCTGATGATCGCTCGGCGCTAGGACTCCTTGATAACAGGAACCGCGAGATGCTACGACGAATCAACATGCAGAAGGCCGTGTCGCAGCAGAAAAAGAAGTGGCTGTAG
- a CDS encoding eukaryotic translation initiation factor 1A yields the protein MPKNKGKGGKNRRRGTKENDDQRRELTFKEDGQEYAQVIKMLGNGRLEALCFDGSKRLANIRGKMRKKVWINQGDIILLSLRDFQDNKGDVILKYTADEARTLKSYGELPENAKINETDSFGQGEDGEAYFEFGDADSDEDSDDGAAGKKEVDIDDI from the exons ATGCCTAAGAACAAGGGAAAG GGTGGAAAGAACCGCAGACGTGGTACCAAGGAGAACGATGACCAGCGCCGAGAGCTCACCTTCAAGGAGGACGGTCAGGAGTACGCCCAAGTaatcaagatgcttggaaATGGTCGTCTCGAGGCTTTGTGCTTCGACGGCAGCAAGCGTCTCGCCAAC ATTCGTGGAAAGATGCGAAAGAAGGTCTGGATTAACCAGGGTGATATTATCCTCCTGTCCCTCCGAGACTTCCAGGACAACAAGGGCGATGTCATTCTCAAGTACACCGCCGATGAAGCCCGTACCCTCAAGTCCTACGGCGAGCTTCCCGAGAacgccaagatcaacgagaCCGACTCCTTCGGACAGGGCGAAGATGGCGAGGCCTACTTCGAGTTCGGCGACGCTGACTCAGACGAAGATTCTGACGATGGCgctgctggcaagaaggaggtcGACATTGACGACATTTAA